In Gimesia sp., the following are encoded in one genomic region:
- a CDS encoding multiheme c-type cytochrome: MSYLPQSSFTCLLALFLTLLLGCEGQSTPPATTETATETTPQSTAQTEPEPSAEKTPAETTSPKQPTVKSEEKQTPVAAGHTPAKSEKTHPKSSDTPPPKPIFEGWPTPKLAIVLTGERHGYLEPCGCTQNQTGGVSLLANLFKQIEDRKWPVTAFDLGGLVKRNRRQSQIKYETILAAMKDMKYGGLALGPEELRFGADIFLQLHNPDPPQPDTTPTFLAANLLILETPELGKTKFKVVESNGVKIAVTSILGKSRKGQFPDITWQEPAKVLPEVIKEMQATKPDLMLLLSQSSKDESKELAKQFPDFDILLTAGGVEDPLGDPEYIGKTMMVDVGHKGKSAGVVGYYPDADAKGDPKKRFRFTVISLDRQRFKETPKMAEHMQFYQDRLKQEDLAAKELPIDHPRGATFVGAEKCGECHTKAYEKWLTTAHAHAYESLINGREDQIERGEKIISRIYDPECLSCHVTGWHPQEVIRYKSGFVNKQQSPHLLGQQCENCHGPGSGHIELIDMDKVEEAKKVMRVTLAEAKKTTCYQCHDLDNSPKFEFDSYWEKIKHPWRD; encoded by the coding sequence ATGTCTTACCTGCCACAATCCTCTTTCACCTGCCTGCTGGCACTCTTTCTGACTCTCCTGCTGGGATGCGAAGGGCAATCAACACCGCCCGCCACCACGGAAACAGCCACCGAAACAACTCCGCAGAGCACTGCTCAGACAGAACCAGAACCGTCAGCAGAGAAAACCCCGGCGGAAACAACCAGTCCCAAGCAGCCAACCGTTAAATCTGAGGAAAAACAGACTCCAGTCGCCGCGGGGCACACGCCGGCCAAATCAGAAAAAACGCACCCGAAATCATCTGATACACCTCCGCCCAAACCAATATTCGAAGGCTGGCCCACCCCTAAACTGGCCATTGTCCTGACCGGCGAACGCCATGGATATCTGGAACCCTGTGGTTGTACACAAAACCAGACAGGCGGCGTCTCGTTACTGGCTAATCTCTTCAAGCAGATTGAAGACCGTAAGTGGCCCGTCACTGCCTTTGATCTGGGCGGTCTGGTCAAACGCAACCGTCGACAGAGCCAGATCAAATACGAAACCATTCTGGCTGCCATGAAAGACATGAAGTATGGCGGACTGGCTCTCGGACCGGAAGAACTTCGCTTTGGAGCCGATATCTTTCTGCAGTTACACAATCCGGATCCCCCACAGCCTGATACCACACCAACCTTCCTGGCGGCAAATCTCCTGATCCTGGAAACCCCCGAACTGGGAAAAACCAAATTCAAAGTCGTTGAGTCGAATGGCGTGAAGATCGCCGTCACATCCATTCTGGGGAAAAGTCGCAAAGGACAGTTTCCGGACATTACCTGGCAGGAACCCGCCAAAGTTCTGCCCGAAGTCATCAAAGAAATGCAGGCCACCAAACCGGACCTGATGTTGCTGCTGTCGCAATCCAGCAAGGATGAATCCAAGGAACTCGCCAAACAGTTCCCCGACTTCGACATTCTACTCACCGCCGGCGGAGTCGAAGACCCACTGGGAGATCCCGAGTACATTGGCAAAACGATGATGGTCGACGTGGGACACAAAGGGAAAAGCGCTGGCGTGGTCGGTTACTATCCCGATGCCGATGCCAAAGGCGATCCCAAGAAGCGTTTCCGCTTCACGGTCATCTCTCTCGACCGACAGCGGTTTAAAGAAACACCGAAAATGGCCGAACACATGCAGTTCTATCAGGATCGCCTCAAGCAGGAAGATCTTGCTGCCAAAGAACTGCCGATTGACCACCCCCGCGGTGCGACCTTCGTCGGAGCGGAAAAGTGTGGTGAATGTCACACCAAAGCCTATGAAAAATGGTTAACGACCGCCCACGCCCATGCCTACGAAAGCCTGATCAACGGCCGGGAGGATCAGATTGAACGGGGAGAGAAAATCATCTCCCGCATCTATGATCCCGAGTGTCTCTCCTGCCACGTCACAGGCTGGCATCCGCAGGAAGTCATCCGCTACAAAAGCGGCTTTGTCAACAAACAACAGTCACCGCATCTGCTCGGACAGCAATGTGAAAACTGTCACGGCCCGGGAAGCGGACACATTGAACTCATCGATATGGACAAAGTCGAAGAGGCCAAAAAGGTCATGCGGGTCACGCTTGCCGAAGCCAAAAAAACGACCTGCTATCAGTGTCACGATCTGGATAACAGCCCGAAGTTTGAGTTCGATTCTTACTGGGAAAAGATCAAGCACCCTTGGCGGGATTAA
- a CDS encoding DUF1573 domain-containing protein has product MNFRTVTTVVVLFIALAGTVWLGRTNSELKTVAPVKPASEPDEKRPKIAASGPYPKAVVPQPIYFFGSMAVGQSMSHKFVIKNEGEVPLEVQKGATTCKCTMSEMQDNLVPPGKHIEVELTWTPKAAQERFGQTATIWTNDPEKKEIKLQIEGAANSLISFTGDYQGSANWALPVMSSTEPVKYTGKIHTKYLDEFKILEIEADHPGLTSTFRPLTKQELKEVDAKTGYAVEVTADPDKFPLGGFNERMLLKTDIPNEPHDHPEGEGHDHKHDADPGTRDFIVQVSGNHTGPIRIVPTFGVRWDPASMHLNLGEFSAEKGKTAVLSMFVEGLDEPLKILDQKIEPGSLKFEIEKDESFDSKNKQRYLLKFIIPEGQPPVSFGRGNLAKVKLSTNHPRAKNIEFKVQFISL; this is encoded by the coding sequence ATGAATTTTCGAACTGTTACAACTGTGGTTGTTCTGTTTATCGCCCTCGCGGGTACCGTCTGGCTGGGCCGGACCAATAGTGAACTCAAGACAGTTGCCCCCGTCAAACCCGCCTCCGAGCCGGATGAGAAGCGTCCCAAAATCGCCGCTTCCGGACCGTATCCCAAAGCAGTCGTACCACAGCCGATCTACTTCTTCGGCAGCATGGCCGTCGGGCAGTCCATGTCCCACAAATTTGTCATCAAAAACGAAGGCGAAGTCCCTCTGGAAGTCCAGAAAGGGGCTACCACCTGTAAATGTACTATGAGTGAGATGCAGGACAATCTGGTCCCGCCTGGCAAACACATTGAAGTCGAACTCACCTGGACCCCCAAAGCAGCTCAGGAACGCTTCGGCCAGACCGCAACGATTTGGACCAATGATCCCGAGAAAAAAGAAATCAAACTCCAGATCGAAGGAGCCGCAAACAGCCTGATCTCCTTTACTGGCGATTATCAGGGCTCTGCAAACTGGGCCTTACCCGTCATGAGCAGTACGGAACCAGTTAAATACACCGGAAAGATTCATACGAAATATCTGGATGAATTCAAAATTCTGGAAATCGAAGCCGATCACCCCGGCCTCACTTCCACCTTTCGGCCGCTCACCAAACAGGAACTCAAAGAAGTGGATGCCAAGACCGGCTACGCGGTTGAAGTCACCGCAGATCCGGATAAATTCCCCCTGGGTGGATTCAACGAACGCATGCTGCTCAAAACCGACATCCCCAACGAGCCACACGACCATCCAGAGGGCGAAGGACATGATCATAAACATGACGCCGATCCGGGAACCAGAGATTTCATCGTCCAGGTATCGGGAAATCACACCGGCCCCATCCGCATCGTCCCCACATTCGGCGTCCGCTGGGATCCGGCCAGTATGCACCTGAATCTGGGTGAGTTTTCAGCAGAAAAAGGAAAAACAGCGGTCCTTTCCATGTTCGTGGAAGGGCTTGACGAACCGCTGAAAATCCTCGACCAGAAAATCGAGCCCGGCTCCCTTAAATTTGAAATTGAAAAAGACGAATCCTTTGATTCCAAAAACAAACAGCGCTACTTACTGAAATTTATCATTCCTGAAGGGCAACCTCCTGTCTCATTCGGCCGTGGGAATCTGGCAAAGGTGAAATTAAGTACCAACCACCCCCGCGCCAAAAACATCGAGTTCAAGGTTCAGTTCATTTCACTGTAA
- a CDS encoding O-antigen ligase family protein — translation MSKRRKQNRSQPEASSPALPDAAPISLGLFCDAKLLFLTGLLITARYFLPAESAPQGETLPLVLAWFLVAILFFTSQFTDCARSLRLDRFDAAVWLLVLGQALSVLVMILFYEGQQRAALHMLWEWMALGLTFSLFRRIVRFPSQRMTFLHCFMATIVLLSLYGIWQHHWMYKQLAREYQSVRQQYDAAVTPETQAKFQHELISMGVPANALSGSGRKQFEARLLDSSEPLGMFALANTFAGLLAVGFLIAVGLSVNSLLPPRTEGSPPANRNRLQIAVYLISTMLIIYCLILTKSRSAWGGALAGLVCLGLLKLLQRQRLRQTTQRLSRKQLITGITLVVCVLAGFFLLATLSGGFDRAVLSEAPKSLQYRIEYWTGTWGVIKENLMWGTGPGNFREHYLKYKLPGSSEEIADPHNLFLDVWANAGLIALAGLLLIIALAGYQWFLKPLLQKQPADSISPVNDEADSFLRMALVLGFAFTFPLLWILQLFLSGIDESVLWLFLPGWVVIYVLLRGGRKQTAAQAALDLSATSLVPLSLAAGFVALSVHLLVAGGIAMPAITQTWLLLLALAFPVIPAPSPENSEQVDSDQTQQRPPQSVHKKTLVLVICSLLLILFVMSDFAPTIQRQSLVKRAEQTLMRGQSARIAQQLFSQAGQADPFSPEPWQALAELKFREGVQNRQAFEEAVSLKQAAIQRNPLSPLNYFELGRRYYEQFEASHQQEDLTDAIENLNRAVSGYPHNARYRALLAEVFHAAGQISESREEAEQALKLDQANRSAQHVDKYLTDETVSRMKQIINERQTNQN, via the coding sequence ATGAGTAAACGCCGAAAACAAAACCGATCACAACCAGAGGCGTCCAGCCCTGCACTACCGGATGCAGCACCGATTTCGCTGGGACTTTTCTGTGACGCCAAGCTGCTCTTTTTGACCGGGTTACTGATCACCGCCCGCTATTTCCTGCCGGCGGAATCGGCCCCCCAGGGAGAGACACTCCCGCTCGTGCTGGCCTGGTTTCTGGTCGCAATCCTGTTCTTCACGTCTCAATTTACCGACTGCGCCCGTTCGCTCCGACTCGACCGGTTTGACGCAGCTGTCTGGTTGCTGGTACTGGGACAGGCATTGTCAGTCCTGGTAATGATCCTCTTCTACGAAGGTCAACAACGGGCGGCGCTCCACATGCTCTGGGAGTGGATGGCCCTCGGCTTGACGTTTTCTCTATTCCGCCGCATCGTAAGGTTCCCCTCTCAACGGATGACCTTTCTGCATTGTTTTATGGCCACCATCGTCCTGCTCTCCCTCTACGGAATCTGGCAACATCACTGGATGTACAAGCAGCTCGCCCGGGAATATCAGTCGGTGAGGCAGCAGTACGATGCCGCCGTCACTCCAGAAACGCAGGCAAAATTCCAACACGAACTCATCTCAATGGGGGTCCCCGCGAATGCCCTCAGTGGCAGCGGCCGAAAGCAGTTCGAAGCGCGCCTCTTGGACAGCAGCGAACCGCTGGGCATGTTCGCCCTGGCCAACACTTTCGCCGGCCTGCTCGCTGTCGGCTTCCTGATCGCCGTAGGACTGAGTGTTAACAGTCTCCTGCCTCCCAGAACCGAAGGTAGTCCGCCAGCGAACCGTAACAGGCTCCAGATCGCGGTCTACCTGATCTCGACCATGCTCATAATCTACTGCCTGATTCTGACGAAAAGTCGCAGTGCCTGGGGCGGGGCCCTGGCGGGCCTGGTCTGCCTGGGTCTCCTGAAACTGCTCCAGCGTCAACGCCTCCGTCAGACCACGCAGCGGCTTTCCCGCAAACAACTGATCACAGGCATCACCCTGGTTGTCTGTGTGCTGGCCGGATTTTTCCTGCTCGCCACACTCAGCGGTGGCTTCGACCGCGCCGTTCTTTCCGAAGCCCCCAAGTCACTGCAGTACCGCATCGAATACTGGACCGGGACCTGGGGCGTCATTAAAGAAAACCTGATGTGGGGAACCGGTCCAGGCAATTTTCGCGAACACTATCTGAAATATAAGCTCCCCGGTTCGAGCGAGGAAATCGCCGATCCACACAATCTGTTTCTCGACGTCTGGGCGAATGCCGGCTTGATAGCCCTGGCCGGTCTTTTATTGATCATCGCGCTGGCAGGCTATCAGTGGTTCCTGAAGCCGCTGCTCCAAAAGCAGCCGGCAGACTCGATATCCCCCGTGAATGATGAAGCTGATTCCTTCCTGCGAATGGCACTGGTTCTGGGTTTCGCTTTCACATTTCCCCTGCTCTGGATTCTGCAGCTCTTTCTGTCGGGCATCGATGAATCGGTGCTCTGGCTGTTTCTTCCCGGCTGGGTTGTCATTTATGTCCTGCTCCGAGGTGGTAGAAAACAGACCGCCGCCCAAGCCGCACTGGATCTGTCTGCTACATCATTGGTCCCCCTTTCACTGGCAGCCGGCTTTGTCGCTCTCTCTGTGCATCTGCTGGTGGCGGGAGGCATCGCGATGCCTGCCATCACCCAGACCTGGCTGCTCCTGCTCGCGCTGGCTTTCCCTGTGATTCCCGCTCCGTCTCCCGAAAATTCAGAACAGGTCGACTCAGATCAAACACAACAGCGCCCCCCCCAAAGTGTACATAAGAAAACCCTGGTTCTCGTAATATGTAGTCTGTTGCTGATTTTATTCGTGATGAGCGACTTTGCGCCAACAATTCAGCGTCAATCGCTCGTAAAGAGGGCAGAGCAGACGCTCATGCGTGGGCAGTCGGCTCGGATTGCGCAACAGCTATTCAGTCAGGCCGGTCAGGCGGACCCGTTCTCCCCCGAACCCTGGCAGGCCCTGGCTGAGCTGAAATTCAGAGAGGGAGTCCAGAATCGACAGGCTTTCGAGGAGGCTGTTTCCTTGAAACAGGCAGCCATCCAGCGAAATCCGTTGAGTCCGCTCAACTATTTTGAGCTGGGACGTCGGTACTATGAACAGTTCGAAGCATCTCATCAGCAGGAGGATCTGACCGACGCGATCGAGAATCTCAATCGGGCCGTCTCCGGTTACCCGCACAATGCCCGCTACCGCGCTCTACTGGCGGAGGTCTTCCACGCAGCGGGACAAATCAGCGAAAGCCGAGAAGAGGCCGAACAGGCACTTAAGCTCGATCAGGCCAACCGCAGTGCACAACACGTGGACAAATATCTGACAGACGAAACGGTAAGTCGCATGAAACAAATAATTAACGAGAGACAAACGAATCAGAATTGA
- a CDS encoding MraY family glycosyltransferase → MLFFVFACLVPAFVISFLATALMRKLAPRWGLIDQPAQRKVHVTPTPLGGGVGIWMGVIIPIASAQLIAWIILKSGSTPAWIPRELAPHLEGVLYRSQQLWMVLGGGTILAVMGLLDDKLNISWKPRLIIQLLVAIGLVLGGVRGTLFVEQPWVGMVLTVAWIIVLVNSLNFLDNMDGLTSGIGLIAAVLFAWIMLRYTGEPRWLVAGVLLVLAGAIAGFLCHNWPPAKIFMGDSGSYFIGLLLSTMTVLGTFYSGNSSAGASEGARHVILAPLCILAIPLYDFCTVMIIRLKEGRSPFHADKSHFSHRLVELGLSKRDTVLTIHLATLTTGVGGLILYEVSSWNAALLIILMILCVLSIVTILENVGRKNRNE, encoded by the coding sequence ATGTTATTTTTCGTATTTGCCTGCCTGGTTCCGGCCTTTGTCATTTCCTTTCTGGCAACGGCACTCATGCGCAAACTGGCCCCGCGCTGGGGACTCATCGATCAACCCGCCCAGCGGAAAGTTCATGTCACCCCCACCCCGCTAGGAGGGGGAGTCGGCATCTGGATGGGCGTGATCATTCCCATCGCTTCCGCTCAACTGATTGCCTGGATCATTTTGAAGTCAGGCAGCACTCCCGCGTGGATTCCCCGCGAACTGGCTCCGCATCTGGAAGGTGTCCTCTATCGCTCCCAGCAACTCTGGATGGTCCTGGGCGGAGGCACCATCCTCGCTGTCATGGGACTGCTCGATGACAAACTTAATATTTCCTGGAAACCCCGGTTAATCATTCAACTGCTTGTCGCCATCGGCCTGGTGCTGGGCGGCGTGCGGGGCACCCTGTTTGTCGAACAACCCTGGGTGGGGATGGTACTCACAGTTGCCTGGATTATCGTCCTCGTCAACTCCCTGAACTTCCTGGACAATATGGATGGACTCACTTCGGGCATCGGCCTGATCGCTGCAGTACTCTTCGCCTGGATCATGCTGCGTTACACCGGAGAACCGCGCTGGCTGGTAGCAGGTGTCCTGCTCGTTCTGGCGGGAGCCATCGCTGGCTTCCTCTGTCATAACTGGCCCCCGGCAAAAATCTTTATGGGAGACTCCGGCAGCTATTTCATCGGGTTACTGCTCTCTACCATGACGGTTCTGGGAACCTTCTATTCGGGGAACTCTTCTGCAGGTGCGTCCGAAGGTGCCCGCCACGTGATTCTGGCCCCGCTTTGTATTCTGGCGATTCCCCTGTATGATTTCTGTACGGTGATGATCATTCGCCTGAAGGAAGGACGCAGCCCGTTCCATGCAGATAAAAGTCACTTTTCACATCGTCTGGTTGAACTGGGACTCAGCAAACGGGACACCGTGCTGACCATTCACCTGGCAACACTCACCACCGGTGTCGGAGGCCTGATCCTGTATGAGGTTTCCTCCTGGAACGCGGCACTGCTGATTATCCTGATGATTCTCTGCGTGCTGTCCATCGTTACGATTCTGGAGAACGTAGGTCGGAAAAATCGGAATGAGTAA
- a CDS encoding sulfatase, which produces MQPRLEHLFRFTFTLLAAFCLSQLLLTGHGLQKLAAASKQRPNILFIFTDDHASHAMSCYGSKVNETPNLDRIAREGMRFDNCFCTNSICGPSRAVILTGKHSHLNGFKQNGNKFDGSQQTFPKLLRKQGYQTAIVGKWHLASDPTGFDYSEILIGQGPYYNPPMIRNGERVKHEGYTTDIITDLALDYLKNQRDPNKPFMLMFQHKAPHRNWQPGPKHLHMYDDVTIPEPENLFDNYEGRGTAARQQDMTIAKTMTDFDLKLTPPKNLTPEQLKVWNAAYEPKNEAFRKANLKGKDLVRWKYQRYMKDYIRCVASVDDNVGRMLDYLEQSGLAENTVVMYSSDQGFYLGDHGWFDKRFMYEESYRMPLLARWPGVIKPGSVNTDLVSNLDFAETFLNIAGAPIPSDMQGVSLVPLFKGEETAWRKSLYYHYYEFYNDRRSAHMVRRHNGVRTKRYKLIHFYNLGEWELYDLEKDPQEMHSVYDDPAYAPIVKELKAELKSLQKQYQVPDDTGSVQKDPPSLYLKPRNSGTPQKKKAPKKQK; this is translated from the coding sequence ATGCAGCCGCGCTTAGAACACCTTTTCCGTTTCACATTCACTCTGCTCGCCGCTTTCTGTTTGAGCCAGTTGCTGCTCACAGGCCACGGTCTGCAGAAACTCGCTGCAGCTTCCAAACAGCGCCCCAACATCCTGTTCATTTTTACTGACGATCACGCCTCACACGCGATGAGCTGCTACGGCTCCAAGGTCAACGAGACTCCCAACCTCGACCGGATTGCCCGCGAAGGCATGCGGTTTGATAACTGCTTCTGCACCAACAGCATCTGTGGCCCCAGCCGTGCTGTGATTCTTACCGGAAAACATAGCCATCTCAACGGCTTCAAACAGAACGGCAACAAATTCGACGGTTCGCAACAGACCTTCCCCAAACTGCTCCGCAAGCAGGGTTACCAGACCGCCATCGTCGGGAAATGGCACCTCGCCTCCGATCCCACCGGCTTCGATTACTCCGAGATCCTGATCGGCCAGGGGCCTTACTACAATCCTCCTATGATTCGCAATGGGGAACGTGTTAAACACGAAGGCTACACCACTGACATCATCACGGACCTGGCACTTGACTACCTCAAGAACCAGCGAGATCCCAACAAGCCTTTCATGCTGATGTTCCAGCACAAGGCCCCGCACCGCAACTGGCAGCCCGGCCCGAAACACCTGCACATGTACGACGACGTCACCATCCCCGAACCGGAAAACCTGTTTGACAACTACGAAGGTCGCGGCACCGCAGCCAGACAACAGGACATGACCATCGCTAAGACGATGACCGATTTCGACCTGAAACTCACGCCTCCCAAAAATCTGACTCCGGAACAGCTGAAGGTCTGGAATGCCGCTTACGAGCCGAAAAACGAGGCCTTTCGCAAAGCCAATCTCAAAGGCAAAGATCTGGTCCGCTGGAAATATCAGCGTTATATGAAAGACTATATACGCTGTGTCGCCTCAGTCGATGATAACGTGGGCCGTATGCTCGACTATCTGGAACAGTCCGGACTGGCTGAAAACACCGTCGTCATGTATTCCTCAGACCAGGGGTTTTATCTCGGCGATCACGGCTGGTTCGACAAGCGGTTCATGTATGAAGAATCCTACCGTATGCCACTGCTGGCCCGCTGGCCTGGCGTCATCAAACCGGGCAGTGTCAACACAGACCTCGTCTCCAACCTCGACTTTGCAGAAACCTTCCTGAACATTGCCGGTGCCCCCATCCCCTCCGACATGCAGGGAGTCAGCCTGGTCCCCCTTTTCAAAGGTGAAGAAACCGCATGGCGTAAAAGCCTGTATTACCATTACTACGAGTTCTACAACGACCGCCGTTCCGCCCATATGGTTCGTCGACACAACGGGGTCCGTACAAAACGCTACAAGCTGATTCACTTCTATAACCTGGGTGAATGGGAACTCTATGACCTGGAGAAGGATCCCCAGGAAATGCACAGCGTGTACGATGATCCCGCCTATGCTCCCATTGTTAAAGAGCTGAAAGCAGAACTCAAAAGTCTCCAGAAGCAGTATCAGGTTCCTGATGACACCGGTTCGGTCCAGAAGGATCCCCCGTCTCTGTATCTGAAACCGCGGAACAGCGGTACGCCTCAGAAGAAAAAGGCACCGAAGAAGCAGAAGTAG
- a CDS encoding tetratricopeptide repeat protein, translated as MLENVSPKVVHKLMAAEGYLELGMPIQALEALSTVEEAGPLEAMRLFLIGESYLRQERYHEAIEPLHQAARLFPVMESRKAWSSLSECFRLGGYHELAEVALLTAEAVEEIESSCEVLRAPREEFPRWEWMQVSSRMSGSVGSNWRDLPRIPR; from the coding sequence ATGTTAGAAAACGTTTCTCCCAAAGTTGTACACAAACTGATGGCCGCTGAAGGATACCTGGAACTGGGAATGCCGATTCAGGCTCTGGAAGCGCTCTCGACGGTTGAAGAAGCCGGCCCACTGGAAGCGATGCGGCTGTTTCTGATTGGCGAATCGTATCTGCGTCAGGAACGCTACCATGAAGCGATCGAGCCACTGCATCAGGCTGCCCGCCTGTTTCCCGTAATGGAAAGTCGTAAGGCCTGGAGTTCCCTGAGTGAATGCTTCCGACTGGGGGGCTATCACGAGCTGGCGGAAGTCGCACTGCTGACTGCTGAGGCGGTCGAGGAAATCGAATCGTCGTGCGAAGTTCTGCGGGCTCCGCGCGAAGAATTTCCGCGCTGGGAATGGATGCAGGTCTCTTCCCGGATGAGCGGATCGGTGGGGAGTAACTGGCGTGATCTGCCCCGAATTCCCCGCTGA
- a CDS encoding DUF6655 family protein, with product MFDKIRFFNNRISIWLLVLLLPCLCGCGKMISNSATEQLLTSDAVDQTISHLDFSTLSNKKVFFDTSYIKNIKGVGFVNGDYIISSLRQQIVAANCLIQEKKEDADYIIEARVGTLATNGHEVNYGIPASNMLSSAASLVPTAPAIPTIPEISLAKKNNQIAAAKISVFAYNQKTKERVWQSGVLQAKSTARDTWILGAGPFQRGSIYKDGAQFAGARIEIPIGSGDEFNNESTVDYLEPAKFVETSDAANEIPAEIKDRKVKTLAEWIQEESTAKDKPKEKPQSKQDATAKPKQEAPAEAEKQGGKQVTKADNVPKVSEKQQVALEPEKFKTVLFLKPEEANGHKDWLQGDTSRLSTVWPNSPQAESDAASPKTDTEEKQDLEQMFRKIPAE from the coding sequence ATGTTTGATAAAATTCGGTTCTTCAACAACAGGATTTCGATCTGGTTGCTGGTGCTGCTGCTCCCGTGTTTATGTGGGTGCGGTAAGATGATCAGCAACAGCGCGACCGAACAGCTGCTGACATCTGATGCAGTTGATCAGACGATTTCACATCTCGACTTCAGCACGCTTTCGAATAAAAAAGTCTTCTTTGATACCTCTTATATCAAGAATATCAAAGGGGTCGGGTTCGTGAATGGCGACTATATCATCAGTTCCCTCAGGCAGCAGATCGTCGCTGCGAACTGTCTGATTCAGGAAAAGAAGGAAGACGCGGATTACATTATTGAAGCCCGCGTGGGAACCCTGGCCACGAACGGCCATGAAGTGAATTATGGGATCCCGGCCAGTAATATGCTTTCCTCAGCTGCTTCGCTGGTCCCCACTGCTCCCGCGATTCCGACGATTCCGGAAATCTCGCTGGCAAAAAAGAACAATCAGATCGCGGCTGCGAAAATCAGTGTGTTTGCCTATAACCAGAAGACGAAGGAGCGTGTCTGGCAGTCTGGTGTGCTGCAGGCGAAGAGCACGGCCCGTGATACCTGGATTCTGGGAGCAGGACCATTCCAACGAGGATCGATCTATAAAGATGGAGCTCAGTTTGCGGGGGCCAGGATTGAAATCCCCATTGGCTCAGGTGATGAGTTCAATAATGAGAGCACGGTGGATTATCTCGAGCCTGCGAAGTTCGTTGAGACTTCAGATGCCGCCAATGAAATTCCTGCTGAAATCAAGGACCGAAAAGTAAAGACGCTGGCCGAGTGGATCCAGGAAGAGTCGACGGCAAAAGACAAGCCGAAAGAAAAGCCACAGAGCAAACAGGACGCGACAGCCAAGCCGAAGCAAGAGGCCCCTGCAGAGGCAGAGAAACAGGGCGGGAAGCAGGTCACCAAGGCTGATAATGTACCAAAGGTCAGTGAGAAACAACAAGTCGCGCTGGAGCCGGAAAAGTTTAAAACCGTGCTCTTCCTGAAACCAGAAGAAGCGAACGGCCATAAAGACTGGTTGCAGGGCGACACCTCACGCCTCTCCACTGTCTGGCCGAACAGTCCTCAGGCAGAGTCCGATGCTGCCTCTCCGAAAACGGACACTGAAGAAAAACAGGATTTAGAACAGATGTTTCGGAAAATTCCTGCTGAATAG